The Martelella sp. AD-3 genome includes a region encoding these proteins:
- the tig gene encoding trigger factor, with product MQVTETLAEGLKREIKITVPADDLKARMNERLAEAKDKVRINGFRPGKVPIAHLKKMYGKSIMAELINETLQEKPQAVIAERGERAAGQPKIDMTEDEGEANRVLNGEIDFEFTVAYEILPKFELQPTDGLKVERPVVSISDEEVEEQVKAVAENAREYETKDGAAEDGDRVTIDYVGKIDGEAFDGGTDTDSQLVLGSDRFIPGFEDQLVGVKAGDEKQVKVTFPEDYPAEHLAGKEAVFEVTVKEVASAGELEINDELAEKLGLESAERLRGLVREQIEGQYNQFTRQKVKRQILDQLDEQYSFEAPASLVDAEFENIWRQVNADLERSGKTFEDEETTEEDARAEYRKLAERRVRLGLVLSEIGEKAGVEVGEDEMQRALYDQMRQYPGQEQEILKFFRETPGAAASLRAPIFEEKVVDHLLEQIDVKDVTVSKEELMADDEDEVAEATKKAEEKSTPKKKAAPKKKAAAKTEDKTEDKAEAADEAPAAEAAEEKPAAKKAAPKKKAAPKKKAPAKAADEAEGKTEE from the coding sequence ATGCAGGTAACCGAAACGCTCGCCGAAGGGCTGAAGCGCGAAATCAAGATCACAGTTCCTGCGGACGATCTGAAGGCGCGGATGAACGAGCGCCTGGCTGAGGCCAAGGACAAGGTTCGCATCAATGGCTTCCGTCCCGGCAAGGTGCCGATCGCGCATCTGAAGAAGATGTACGGCAAGTCGATCATGGCCGAGCTGATCAACGAGACCCTGCAGGAAAAGCCGCAGGCCGTGATCGCCGAGCGCGGCGAGCGCGCAGCCGGCCAGCCGAAGATCGACATGACCGAGGATGAAGGCGAGGCGAACCGCGTCCTGAACGGCGAGATCGACTTCGAATTCACCGTCGCCTACGAAATCCTGCCGAAATTCGAACTGCAGCCGACCGACGGCCTGAAGGTCGAGCGTCCGGTGGTTTCGATTTCCGACGAGGAGGTCGAGGAACAGGTCAAGGCGGTTGCCGAGAACGCCCGCGAATACGAGACCAAGGACGGCGCCGCCGAAGACGGCGACCGCGTCACCATCGACTATGTCGGCAAGATCGACGGCGAAGCCTTCGACGGCGGAACCGATACCGATTCGCAGCTCGTGCTCGGCTCCGACCGCTTCATTCCCGGCTTCGAGGACCAGCTTGTCGGCGTCAAGGCCGGCGATGAAAAGCAGGTCAAGGTTACCTTCCCGGAAGACTATCCGGCTGAACATCTTGCCGGCAAGGAAGCCGTCTTCGAGGTCACCGTCAAGGAAGTCGCCAGCGCCGGCGAACTGGAGATCAACGACGAACTGGCAGAGAAGCTGGGTCTGGAATCGGCCGAGCGCTTGCGCGGTCTCGTCCGCGAGCAGATCGAGGGCCAGTACAACCAGTTCACGCGCCAGAAGGTCAAGCGTCAGATCCTCGACCAGCTCGACGAACAGTATTCCTTCGAAGCCCCGGCTTCGCTCGTCGATGCCGAGTTCGAGAACATCTGGCGTCAGGTGAATGCCGATCTGGAACGCAGCGGCAAGACCTTCGAGGATGAGGAAACGACCGAGGAGGACGCGCGCGCGGAATACCGCAAGCTCGCCGAACGCCGCGTCCGCCTGGGCCTCGTTCTCTCCGAGATCGGCGAGAAGGCCGGCGTCGAGGTTGGCGAGGACGAGATGCAGCGCGCGCTCTACGACCAGATGCGTCAGTATCCCGGCCAGGAGCAGGAGATCCTCAAATTCTTCCGCGAAACCCCCGGCGCCGCCGCTTCGCTGCGCGCTCCGATCTTCGAGGAAAAGGTTGTCGACCACCTTCTGGAGCAGATCGACGTCAAGGACGTCACCGTCTCCAAGGAAGAGCTGATGGCTGACGACGAGGACGAAGTCGCCGAAGCCACCAAGAAGGCCGAGGAAAAGTCCACGCCGAAGAAGAAGGCCGCGCCGAAGAAAAAGGCCGCTGCCAAGACCGAGGACAAGACCGAAGACAAGGCTGAGGCCGCCGACGAAGCGCCTGCCGCCGAAGCCGCCGAGGAAAAGCCTGCTGCAAAGAAGGCCGCTCCGAAGAAGAAGGCTGCCCCGAAGAAGAAGGCGCCCGCCAAGGCCGCCGACGAGGCTGAAGGCAAGACCGAGGAGTAA
- a CDS encoding NAD kinase: MPEKAPSLCFLSSEADDAKKAKAELVGRYGNVPAGDADYIVALGGDGFMLQTLHETMNSETPVYGMNRGSVGFLMNEYSTENLHERLQAADMNELRPLRMTTRNADGTSSIALAINEVSMLRQSHQAAKLKVRVDDRVRLPELACDGILVATPAGSTAYNLSVHGPIIPLEAPLLAITPVSAFRPRRWRGALLPNRSVVDIEVLEPEKRLVNAFADHTEVKHVLHVRIEQDPEARAKVLSDPNRSWSERILAEQFSD, translated from the coding sequence ATGCCCGAGAAAGCGCCCTCACTTTGCTTCCTGTCCTCGGAAGCGGACGATGCCAAGAAAGCCAAGGCGGAGCTGGTCGGGCGTTACGGCAACGTGCCGGCCGGGGACGCCGACTATATCGTCGCGCTTGGCGGCGACGGCTTCATGCTGCAGACCCTGCACGAAACGATGAATTCCGAAACCCCGGTCTACGGCATGAACCGCGGATCCGTCGGCTTCCTGATGAACGAATATTCGACCGAGAACCTGCATGAACGCCTTCAGGCCGCCGACATGAACGAATTGAGGCCGCTCAGGATGACGACCCGCAATGCCGACGGGACGTCGTCCATCGCGCTCGCGATCAATGAAGTCTCCATGCTGCGCCAGTCGCACCAGGCGGCAAAGCTGAAGGTCCGCGTCGATGACCGGGTCCGGCTGCCGGAACTCGCCTGCGACGGCATTCTGGTGGCAACGCCCGCAGGCTCCACGGCCTATAACCTCTCCGTTCACGGGCCGATCATTCCGCTCGAGGCCCCGCTTCTGGCCATCACCCCGGTCAGCGCCTTTCGCCCGCGCCGGTGGCGCGGGGCGCTTTTGCCGAACCGCTCGGTTGTCGATATCGAGGTGCTGGAGCCGGAAAAGCGCCTCGTCAACGCCTTCGCGGACCACACCGAGGTCAAGCACGTGCTCCATGTGCGCATCGAGCAGGACCCGGAAGCCCGCGCCAAGGTGCTGTCGGACCCGAACCGCTCCTGGTCTGAACGGATCCTCGCCGAACAGTTTTCGGATTGA
- a CDS encoding NUDIX domain-containing protein, translating into MTNDQGDRISNLAKTTLHDGWSRLVDYSFDYRFSDGRVVKRSWEVSERPAASSVLVFDRSAGKFVLVRQFRVPVYAMGEGDGFFVEAAAGLIDEGETPEEAAIREAREETGYHVEELLPLRSIISAPGLMTEKVHCYAAIVDETMRVGSGGGLDEEHEDIELVFLSFDEAMAMVENGALSDAKTVVMLQWAALNRHVFGL; encoded by the coding sequence ATGACGAACGATCAGGGCGACCGCATTTCCAACCTCGCAAAGACCACGCTTCACGACGGCTGGAGCCGGCTGGTCGATTATTCCTTCGATTATCGGTTCAGCGACGGCAGGGTGGTGAAGCGGTCCTGGGAAGTCAGCGAGCGGCCGGCGGCGTCTTCGGTGCTGGTGTTCGACCGCTCTGCCGGAAAATTCGTGCTCGTTCGCCAGTTCCGCGTGCCGGTCTACGCCATGGGCGAGGGGGACGGCTTTTTCGTGGAGGCGGCCGCCGGGCTGATCGACGAGGGCGAAACGCCGGAGGAGGCCGCCATCCGCGAGGCGCGCGAGGAAACAGGCTATCACGTCGAAGAGTTGCTGCCGTTGCGCTCCATCATCTCCGCCCCCGGCCTGATGACCGAAAAGGTCCACTGCTATGCCGCAATCGTCGACGAGACGATGCGCGTCGGCTCCGGCGGCGGGCTTGACGAGGAGCATGAGGATATCGAACTCGTCTTCCTCTCCTTCGACGAAGCCATGGCGATGGTCGAGAACGGCGCGCTGTCGGACGCCAAGACGGTGGTGATGCTGCAATGGGCGGCGCTGAACCGCCATGTATTCGGACTCTGA
- a CDS encoding 23S rRNA (adenine(2030)-N(6))-methyltransferase RlmJ produces the protein MNYRHIYHAGNFADVLKHAVFARLIAYLQKKDAAFRILDTHAGTGQYDLSSEEAQKTGEWQTGIGRLLSAEIPEDAEALLAPYLDAVRALNATPEIATYPGSPKLARMLMRRQDRLSLMELHEADFATLQARFTGDHQVRATKLDGWLSLAGHLPPKERRGLVLVDPPFEKEGEFERLVDGLAKAHRRFAAGIYCLWYPIKKGANVKAFHAALEGLSIPKILCAELVVRSDRETDGLTGSGLIIVNPPYTLKEELAIMLPFLKDRLAQDRFARERSFWIAGEQGFDG, from the coding sequence ATGAACTATCGCCACATCTACCACGCCGGAAATTTCGCGGATGTGCTCAAGCATGCGGTGTTTGCGCGGCTGATCGCCTATCTCCAGAAGAAGGACGCCGCCTTCCGCATTCTCGACACCCATGCCGGCACCGGGCAATACGACCTTTCCAGCGAGGAAGCGCAGAAGACCGGCGAGTGGCAGACGGGCATCGGCCGGCTTCTTTCCGCGGAAATTCCGGAAGATGCGGAGGCGCTGCTTGCCCCTTATCTCGATGCCGTGCGCGCGCTCAATGCCACGCCGGAGATTGCGACCTATCCCGGCTCGCCGAAACTTGCCCGCATGCTGATGCGCAGGCAGGACCGGCTGTCGCTGATGGAGCTGCACGAGGCGGACTTCGCCACGCTGCAGGCGCGCTTCACCGGCGACCACCAGGTGCGGGCCACGAAGCTCGACGGCTGGCTCTCGCTCGCCGGCCATCTGCCGCCGAAGGAACGGCGCGGGCTCGTTCTGGTCGATCCGCCCTTCGAGAAGGAGGGCGAGTTCGAACGGCTTGTCGACGGCCTTGCCAAGGCCCACCGCCGCTTTGCCGCCGGGATCTACTGCCTCTGGTACCCGATCAAGAAGGGCGCCAACGTCAAGGCCTTCCACGCGGCGCTCGAGGGGCTCTCCATTCCAAAGATCCTGTGCGCGGAACTCGTTGTCAGAAGCGACCGGGAGACCGACGGGCTGACCGGTTCGGGCCTCATCATCGTCAACCCGCCCTACACGCTGAAGGAGGAGCTCGCCATCATGCTCCCCTTTCTGAAGGATCGCCTGGCCCAGGACCGTTTCGCCAGAGAACGCTCGTTCTGGATCGCCGGCGAACAGGGCTTCGACGGCTGA
- a CDS encoding glutathione S-transferase produces the protein MKLLYSPASPFSAKVVMAARYLEIDLELEPVDTVAPPEALLAANPLGKIPTLLTDDGLTLYDSRTIMHYLDSLAEEKRLYPRKPEKRAVVERMEALCDGICDAVVLVVYEKRYRTPETWHQPWVDRQWDRIRRGLDYLDENPPEFRKKLNAGHFALGGLLGYLMLRFPGEWEEHRVRLARWPSAFEEAFPAFRTLKSHA, from the coding sequence GTGAAACTGCTCTATTCGCCTGCCTCGCCGTTTTCAGCCAAGGTGGTCATGGCCGCCCGCTATCTCGAGATCGACCTCGAACTCGAGCCGGTCGATACGGTCGCCCCGCCCGAGGCGCTGCTTGCCGCCAATCCGCTGGGCAAGATCCCGACGCTTCTCACCGATGACGGACTGACGCTTTATGACAGCCGCACGATCATGCACTATCTCGACAGCCTCGCGGAGGAAAAGCGCCTTTATCCGCGCAAGCCGGAGAAGCGGGCCGTGGTCGAGCGCATGGAAGCGCTCTGCGACGGCATCTGCGATGCCGTGGTGCTGGTCGTCTATGAGAAACGCTATCGCACGCCCGAAACCTGGCACCAGCCCTGGGTCGACCGCCAGTGGGACAGGATCCGCCGCGGCCTCGACTATCTCGACGAGAACCCGCCGGAGTTCAGGAAGAAGCTGAATGCGGGCCATTTCGCCCTTGGCGGGCTTCTCGGCTATCTGATGCTCAGATTTCCGGGGGAGTGGGAAGAACACCGGGTCCGGCTCGCCCGCTGGCCATCGGCTTTCGAGGAAGCATTTCCGGCATTCAGAACGCTGAAGTCACACGCCTGA
- a CDS encoding outer membrane protein, translated as MNKTLAAATAVLMGAGAAQAADAIVSQPYEPSPATYAAPAPISNWSGFYLGGAANWDWGTFDEGDFKADGWGGTLFGGYNMQSGSIVYGVEGDLATSNQSQNINPGLKMEQGFNGSLRGRVGYAMDPVLLYGTAGLAGSKLVAKQAGDKDTQMGWGWTVGAGVEAMVTENISARVEYRYTDYGKQDFKLNGNTYERGFQENTVKVGLGVHF; from the coding sequence ATGAACAAGACACTTGCTGCCGCAACCGCGGTATTGATGGGCGCCGGCGCGGCTCAGGCCGCCGATGCCATCGTTTCCCAGCCTTATGAACCGAGCCCGGCCACCTATGCGGCTCCGGCGCCGATCTCCAACTGGAGCGGCTTCTACCTCGGCGGCGCGGCCAACTGGGACTGGGGCACGTTCGATGAGGGCGACTTCAAGGCAGACGGCTGGGGCGGCACGCTGTTTGGCGGCTACAACATGCAGTCGGGCTCGATCGTCTACGGCGTGGAAGGCGATCTCGCCACGTCCAACCAGAGCCAGAATATCAATCCCGGCCTGAAGATGGAGCAGGGCTTCAACGGCTCGCTGCGCGGTCGCGTCGGCTACGCCATGGATCCCGTTCTGCTTTACGGCACGGCCGGTCTCGCCGGGTCCAAGCTGGTCGCCAAGCAGGCCGGCGACAAGGACACGCAGATGGGCTGGGGCTGGACCGTCGGCGCCGGTGTGGAAGCCATGGTCACCGAGAATATCTCGGCGCGCGTGGAATACCGCTACACCGACTACGGCAAGCAGGACTTCAAGCTCAACGGCAACACCTATGAGCGTGGCTTCCAGGAAAATACCGTCAAAGTCGGTCTCGGCGTACACTTCTGA
- a CDS encoding SDR family oxidoreductase — protein sequence MQQKTPTETALVTGGAKRLGRAIVEDLANCGINVAIHAHTSLPEARELAHSLSRAGVRVEAFGADLLDSNATGRLFGAVNAAMGPVSLLVNNASLFRADSAAHFDEAQFDQHFAIHVKAPLILAEHFVRQLPEGENGLIVNMIDQRVWAPVPNFLTYGLSKSALWAATQMLAQALAPRIRVNAIGPGPTLKNSRQSDEDFESQVAALILGKGPELGEFGRTIRYLLETPSITGQMIALDGGQHLAWETPDVAGINE from the coding sequence ATGCAGCAGAAGACGCCGACAGAAACCGCGCTCGTAACGGGCGGTGCGAAAAGACTTGGCCGCGCGATCGTCGAGGACCTGGCCAATTGCGGCATCAATGTGGCAATCCATGCCCACACCTCCCTTCCCGAGGCCCGCGAACTGGCGCATTCGCTCAGCCGGGCAGGCGTTCGGGTCGAAGCTTTCGGCGCCGATCTTCTCGATTCGAACGCGACCGGCAGGCTTTTCGGCGCGGTCAATGCCGCGATGGGGCCGGTTTCCCTGCTCGTCAACAATGCCTCGCTGTTTCGCGCCGACAGCGCCGCACACTTCGACGAGGCGCAGTTCGACCAGCATTTTGCCATCCACGTAAAGGCGCCGCTCATACTGGCGGAGCATTTCGTCCGGCAATTGCCCGAGGGAGAGAACGGGCTGATCGTCAACATGATCGACCAGCGGGTCTGGGCGCCGGTTCCGAACTTCCTCACCTACGGGCTGTCCAAGAGCGCCCTGTGGGCGGCGACGCAGATGCTGGCGCAGGCGCTTGCGCCGCGCATCCGCGTGAACGCCATCGGCCCGGGGCCGACGCTGAAAAACAGCCGGCAGAGCGATGAGGATTTTGAAAGCCAGGTCGCGGCCCTTATCTTAGGGAAAGGGCCGGAGCTTGGCGAATTCGGAAGGACGATTCGCTATCTCCTCGAAACGCCCTCGATCACGGGTCAGATGATTGCGCTCGATGGCGGGCAGCACCTGGCCTGGGAAACGCCGGACGTAGCAGGGATCAACGAATGA